The Anas acuta chromosome 9, bAnaAcu1.1, whole genome shotgun sequence sequence TGGTTATTCTAGTTTTCCAGGGCAAAACCTGGATTGCCTTTGCAGCATGCTTAGATCTACCCATTTGGAAGTGAAATGAGAACTGCTGTACTGGAGAAGCCTTacctcagccccctcctgctctgTGTGACAGCACCTGGCTGCAAACCCTTAGGACCTTTCCTAATAAACACCAATAAATCCATTGCATCCCCGGGGCTGCACCAGTCCTGCACCAGTCCTGCACCAGTAACACACAGAGCACATGGGGGGCATGTGGCAAGTCTCATCCTTTATGTAAGCTGGTGCTAAAAGCTCATGTCCCCCATGATggcaaaggaaggccttggcTGCAGCAAATATGAGCAACTCTGCAGATGTAGAACTTCTTTAGGAAGGCTGGCTGGCTCAGACCAGCACTATAGTTCTCCCTGGTGGTCTAGCGTTTGGGCTAATAACATAACCCAGGCTGCCAGAATCCCTCACACAggtccttcctctcccttcacCTGCAGGGCACAGAAGGAGCCACGGAGCATCCTGCAGAGGgatccctgctctgctgtgtggGGGGGGAGATACAGAGAGGGAAATCTCTGCTCTGTCCCCGGCAGGCACGGTCACGGCCGAGGTTTCCTCTCTGGCAGCTGAACCTGGGTAGAGCAGCCAGCCCGTATCCTGCGAGCAATTTGGCAAAAGGAACACGGAGATTTAGCAGGGGAGAACTTCAGTTTGGAAATGATGAGGACAGCAAAGACCTTTCGTCCTTGGAGGATTGCTTTCCATTAAATGTCTTTGCAGAATCTGTGCTCTGACAGCTGgcactgctttaaaaacaaactacacCCCCACCCAGGCCAGTGTCCTATTTGGGGAGTTGTCACACGTAACCACAAGTATTCGATGGAGTCCCCGAGATGCGCGGTGTCGGGGCGCAGTGCTGTGTGTGTACGCAGGGCAGCTGTCAGCTAATTGcagctgtgcagccctggggtACAGAATCAGCCGGCTGAGCACGACGCCTTGCCGGCTCACCGAGCAGGGAGAGGTCCCTGGGCTGTGCCACAAGTTCACACGTACCCAAAATCGTCCCCTCCCCACAGAGCAGCAAGCACACGGGCAGATGCCatagctgctgctccagctgaggCGATGCTGAGGCTGCCCTGCTAGTGGCAAAATGTTGTATGTACACTATCCTGTCCCCAAAATCAGGGCTCTGTAGTACAAAATGTGCAGCCAGGTAATAGCTGGTGTTCCTGGTGTGACAGGGAGCACACTGCTCCCTCCCCAGAGCTGTCAggagtgggaggaggaggaggggtggTCAGGCAGTGGGTCTCCTGGGTGGTATCAGGGCTGATGTCCACCCACCACGAGGCAGGTGGGGACCACACACCGTTCTCTCTGCCCACCACCTGCCAGAGAGTGCATCTCTACAACAAACCCTTCAGTCCCTCTTTTCCTACCTCTCATTCTACATCAGAAGGATCCAATACATCAGGAGTATTTGCAACCATTCTCAattagctgtttgtttttaaattgtccATCGGTGACCCTTCTTATGTTCTAGCTGCTCTGGTGACATCAGTGAGTGATGGCACTGTGTGCTCTGTGTCTACATGCAGACATGAGTTATGCTGTGTGATCGGGTAATGTTCTGGAACTGCATGacaatttcttccttcctgccgACTTCCATTTGGGAGCACTGCAAATCCTAATAGCAGCTCTCAGAGTTAAATACAGtttgataaataataatagaaaagtAACGTTAGATTATTGCTCTACATCACTTCTTTGAAGGCAACGGCATCTACCAGttcacaatatatttttctccccagcaccagggaAAATTTTGACAGGCTGAATTACCATTTAATTTCCAACTAGAAAAACACTGACAAGCTTTAAAGGATGAAGAGAAACCATGGACAGCTAAAGATGTAAATTACAGTAGGATGAAGAAACTTCAGGGGGTCGTAGGTATGGGAGACTATCTGACTGCACTAGCACCTCAGCACAATTTTTGCTGTAAAACCCCACACCATATGTGCTTTGCCTGGTTATGACTCATCATCTAAACACAAATTCAATTCCAGCTTCAAGGAGTTTATgattgaacttttttttcttgtttctactGTGCTTATGTATGATTTTGCATCTGTCTTAACTCTATTTCCTTGTCCCTATTAGTGGATGTAAATTACACGGTTGGTCTGTCACATGGTGCTTTTTTTCCACGGTTGCGTGAAACTTGGTGGTTTCAGCTTAAAAGAGTGGTGGGTTTGCTAGAGCCCAAAGTGATGTTGATGTTGCTCACCTGCCATTTTGCAGACAGTAGAAGAGGAACTTCTTCCACGTGTACCTCTATGTCCATGTTATGGTGGTGCCAGGGCTCAGAGGCGTGCGGTTCACATGCTTCGGGTGCTGCCTGGATGATTCAAAAGAACCgtaacagaaaacacaggagaTTTTGACCAGCCTCAGGTCTGTAAGTACATTTTAAACCCACAAAGTTTGAGTGTGTTTGAAATGTactcaaatatttccttcttcacCATTGTGTCCTCATGACCCATTGAATCATCAAAGGCTCGGAGATGAAAGAAGGACTTATGGTTAGAAAATGGAAAGGACTCTGCTGAAGGGGGAATGGTTTGttgtatcttctttttttttttttaatcccagaaCAAATAGCTTTAGTGAAAAATTTTCTGTGAGGGTTTTCAATGTAATGAGTAACGGGTCTTccagaaagcaattttaaaaataaagtaaataagctcccaatcaaaaaaaaaaaaaaaaaaacaccacagaaatcaATTGCAAAATCCCCATAGTGTTTCAAGAGCTTTGAGTCACATTCAGCGTGGAAAATTTCCACTAACCTATAGGGAATCATGAAAGAACACTGTCCTTTCATAAAAAATTGGTGACTACTTTCTTCAGGCTCTTTCCTACATGTGGTAACGTAAGACCTGTTACTATACTGAACTGAAGAAAAGACACCTCCTATAACTAAATATCTTCTAGTGGCCAGAATTGGCATTGAGAGGTCAAATTCATCCACAGTAGAATTATACTGAGCCAATGAAGCTGCACCAAAGAAGGATTTACTGAGCTGGCACAAGTGTCTAATCTTTCTATTTGCAATAAGAGGTTTTTACCTTTTCAGAAATGGCTGTAATTTGTTTTGGAGATGAATAAATTTCCACCAGGTCAGAGTGAATCCATTGAAAATGGACACCTGAGGACCCTTAAGCCTTTCTCACCCACAAGATGGGTATGGAGGTGGAACTGCCCACCCCGCAGAGGGCTCATTGATTAAATATGAACTTCACATAAGAATGTATTATTTTCAACCTCAgaaatatttaccaaaaaatCAGGGATCACGATCTACtggacaaaaggaaaacagtcaCAGCCCTAAAAGCTGGAGAAGACCGGGCCATACTCCTCGGGCTGGCCATGATGGTGTGCTCTATCATGATGTACTTTCTCCTGGGAATCACCCTGCTGCGGTCTTACATGCAAAGGTAATTTCATTACAGTTGCCCTGACCTCATATGCTCTGTTCCAGCTGACTTACTGTTGATTATtcttttaactatttttattttttttttcctttggtcaACATATGTCAGATTCTGCATTTGCTTACCCCAGTATAAATTACTCATAGCTACAGTGAAAAGCAAGCTGAGCAATGCCAGCATAAGCAAGGGAAGTATTAGATCCCTGTTTGACGAAATCTTGATCCATAAGCCTTAGACTTGCCACAGTTTAACATATCTATAATATCCACATCAGCTGGCTTGCAGCCTGCTGAGCTCCGTAAGCCTCGCAGCGGCTGTTGCTGTAAAGCCCAGGCAAACTCTGGagagaacagcaaaaatatttagctGCCTCAAGAAACAATgcatttgcaaatgaaaaatgaagaatctaTCTGGGAAAGAAATCCAGCTGCTTTGGAGCATGTAGTTTTCCATGTAGGTTACTGCTTTCATGTCAACAAGTGAAATCCTCCCAAAATAGAGTAATTTGCTGAAAGTGAAGGATCATCTTTCATCATTACTGCTCTGTACTTAATTTTTCTGAGTCTTTCTCTGGCTTTCTTCTCTGATATTGAGCAGAAAGTTTGGCCTGTAATTCATTAGCAGTATTTGAAAGCAGTTTTCAAGCACCAACCCTATTTAAAATTCAGCCTAGACTGTAATAAGGCTGTCAACAATGTTTTTTCTGCCCTGATCAGCAAAGTTAGGagaatgaaaaatgcataattGCGGATCAAAAGGCTGGTGTGTCATGCCCAAACCCACTCTGAGGTAGTGGCCAATACCTGGCACATGATGGCTTATCCCCAGCAGGCTTCATATTTAGATATGCACAATTAGTGCCTGAAGGTAACTGGTATGAATATCCTCCATTCTAATGGTGCACTTGCAGGAAAATATTCCTTCTTGACCCTGCcccaataaagaaaaaaaaaaaaaaccaaccacaaACCCACAATGCATGAAGATAAACTGTGCTGATTTTCAGCATCTTAGTTGTGTGATAAAGGTATTTGTCCCTGTTTAAATCCAGGCAAAGTTTAGCTTTTTGAAGATAGGGATCAAGCCCTTTTAAGTATCTAAGAGTATTTGCATTTCCAAATTGCTCTCCCAGACCTTTTAGCAATACCAGGGTCAATTGTAGAGGCTGCTAAGGTCAGAACTGCTCATGTGGAAAGATGATTTATAATACAATCTATGTGAAAAATTGCCAGAAGATACCAAAGCACCTATGAAGTACCACATATTCCAACTTCACAAGTCTGTTGTAGGTACGTGTTAGTTTATCCTCCCCATACATGAATACAAGTTAAAGTGAGGAAACGAAGGTTACCCTGTGCTGTCACGTCTCTCGGCGCAGCCAGATCTCCTTAGGGGCTATTTTCCTTTGCAGACAGCAATACCCATCCAGCAGAATGCttcctgggaagaaaaaaaaaagaaaaaaaaaaaaaagaaacctttcatTCGATTTCCCTCCAGAAATCATAgcataatttaataaaaatgtaaaacagaatATACAAGCGTAATTACTGCCAAAATGAAATACCAAGAGAATTAGTCAGCAATCTTGGCTATCACTTATCACTGAAAGCCTTTTGCAGGCTTCAGCACGGAGCAGACAGACCTCGGCTTCCTCCTGGCTGTGGCCAGGGACAGGCTGCGCTCTCCTCCCTAAGGAAAACACAGCCATAGGTTGTtaaatacatacagaaaacCCAGGTGAACAGTGACAGTACATACCCAGGCTCCCTCATGCCAGTTTTAACCTCTAGTGAATGTGAGATAAGCTGAAATCCCCCAGAACGACTACATCAGGAGATTTAACTTACTGAAAAGCAGGCAAGCTGCTACCAGAAAAGCTTTCCTGCTGGTAGAGCTACAAATGGTACCACTTGTGTGCTACTGGGGGCTTGTGCATATGGATATCCGTACCCCCGGAATGCAAAGTTGTCCCCCACTTTAAGCTGAGCTGGACTTTGTGGTGAACCACTGAGTCTTGGTTCACAGTGCCCCGTCATGAAGTTGCTCTCCCCAGGGCAGGCTGCTCCGTTTCCTTGTCTGCTGATTCCCTTTGATCTCAGATACCTTCTTCAGTCTGAGTTCCTTTTTCATTTACACATAGGAGTAAGTGAATCAGGTATTTTTGTGCCAAAAGCACAAATGGTAGGGACTGCAGAATAATACCCTCTCTCTGTGATGTGTGACATGAGGAAGCCCAGCCTTTGCTCCAAGCCCCACAGTGTGTCCCATCAGCCTGCAAGGTGCCCCAGGTATATCCCTGATGGGAAGGCTGAGCTGCAGTTAGCACTTATTGCCCATTCTTGCCATGCTCTAACATCTCCTTTTGTCTGCTTAGCGTCTGGACGGAAGAGGCTCAGTGCTCGCTTCTCAACGCATCCATCACAGAAAGCTTCAACTGCTCATTTAGCTGCGGTCCAGACTGCTGGAAAATCTCTCAGTACCCCTGCCTCCAGGTGTACGTCAATCTCACTTCTTCCGGCCAGAAGCTTCTGCTCTACCACAACgaagaaacaatgaaaattaattctgagGTAGGAGTGCAGAATGAAATTTCTTCCAAAGTGggtttctgcagggc is a genomic window containing:
- the LOC137860961 gene encoding calcium-activated potassium channel subunit beta-2 isoform X6, coding for MSLCLKYPRDKWRNIYQKIRDHDLLDKRKTVTALKAGEDRAILLGLAMMVCSIMMYFLLGITLLRSYMQSVWTEEAQCSLLNASITESFNCSFSCGPDCWKISQYPCLQVYVNLTSSGQKLLLYHNEETMKINSECSYIPKCGKNYEESLSLVNVVMENFRKYQRFSCFYDPEGSQKNVILTKLYSSNVLFHSLFWPTCMMIGGVAIVAMVKLTQYLSLLCERIQRINR
- the LOC137860961 gene encoding calcium-activated potassium channel subunit beta-2 isoform X5, with amino-acid sequence MFIWTSGRSSTSYRHDEKRNIYQKIRDHDLLDKRKTVTALKAGEDRAILLGLAMMVCSIMMYFLLGITLLRSYMQSVWTEEAQCSLLNASITESFNCSFSCGPDCWKISQYPCLQVYVNLTSSGQKLLLYHNEETMKINSECSYIPKCGKNYEESLSLVNVVMENFRKYQRFSCFYDPEGSQKNVILTKLYSSNVLFHSLFWPTCMMIGGVAIVAMVKLTQYLSLLCERIQRINR
- the LOC137860961 gene encoding calcium-activated potassium channel subunit beta-2 isoform X7, coding for MFIWTSGRSSTSYRHDEKRDHDLLDKRKTVTALKAGEDRAILLGLAMMVCSIMMYFLLGITLLRSYMQSVWTEEAQCSLLNASITESFNCSFSCGPDCWKISQYPCLQVYVNLTSSGQKLLLYHNEETMKINSECSYIPKCGKNYEESLSLVNVVMENFRKYQRFSCFYDPEGSQKNVILTKLYSSNVLFHSLFWPTCMMIGGVAIVAMVKLTQYLSLLCERIQRINR
- the LOC137860961 gene encoding calcium-activated potassium channel subunit beta-2 isoform X8, which codes for MSLCLKYPRDKWRDHDLLDKRKTVTALKAGEDRAILLGLAMMVCSIMMYFLLGITLLRSYMQSVWTEEAQCSLLNASITESFNCSFSCGPDCWKISQYPCLQVYVNLTSSGQKLLLYHNEETMKINSECSYIPKCGKNYEESLSLVNVVMENFRKYQRFSCFYDPEGSQKNVILTKLYSSNVLFHSLFWPTCMMIGGVAIVAMVKLTQYLSLLCERIQRINR